In Methanobacterium petrolearium, a single genomic region encodes these proteins:
- a CDS encoding translation initiation factor IF-2 subunit beta, producing the protein MSDYEELLDRAVKQIPPQARETKRFSVPKAYSIIQGNRTIIQNFGEVADAMNRDPQHVLKFLLRELGTAGNLEGNRAIMQGKFTHYLINDRMDDYVKRFIMCHECNRPDTRIIREDRIFILKCEACGAKAPLKTL; encoded by the coding sequence ATGAGCGATTATGAAGAATTACTGGATAGAGCCGTCAAACAGATCCCCCCACAGGCACGTGAAACCAAAAGATTCTCTGTGCCGAAGGCCTACTCCATAATCCAGGGAAACCGCACAATTATTCAGAACTTCGGTGAAGTGGCTGATGCCATGAACCGAGACCCCCAACATGTTCTTAAATTCCTTTTAAGAGAATTGGGTACCGCCGGAAACCTGGAAGGAAACCGGGCCATAATGCAGGGAAAGTTCACCCATTACCTGATCAATGACCGGATGGACGACTATGTGAAACGTTTCATCATGTGTCATGAGTGCAACCGTCCCGACACCAGGATCATAAGGGAAGACCGTATCTTCATCCTCAAATGTGAGGCATGTGGTGCTAAGGCTCCACTGAAAACCCTTTAA
- the mcm gene encoding minichromosome maintenance protein MCM, translated as METSAQSTTDKTKNPVAKFEEFFSTKYKDTVFEALEKYPDQRSVLVDYIELEMFDPDLADLLIEKPEEVIKAASKAIQNIDPLRKNAELHIRFENVRNNIPLRYLRSKYIGKFVAVDGIVRKTDEIRPRIMKAIFECRSCMRLHEVQQKSNILTEPALCQECGGRSFRILQEESEFLDTQTTKVQEPLENLSGGEQPRQINVVLEDDLVDTVTPGDVVRITGTMKTVRDEKTKRFHNYIYGNYISALEQEFEELDISPEDEEKIKELAANPDVYNKIINSTAPSIKGYREVKEAIALQLFGGSAKELEDKTRIRGDIHILIVGDPGIGKSQMLKYVSKLAPRGIYTSGKGTSGVGLTAAAVRDEFGGWSLEAGALVLGDKGNVCVDELDKMRPEDRSAIHEALEQQTISIAKAGIMATLNSRCSVLAAANPKFGRFDRYKSIAEQINLPSTILSRFDLIFVVEDKPDTEKDGALASHILNIHQDTSIPYEIDPELLRKYIAYARRDVHPHLTNEAIDVLKEFYVGMRGGSGDEDSPVPITARQLEALVRLAEASTKIRLGQEVTADDAKRAVSLQEKCLKQVGYDPETGKVDIDKVEGRTPKSDRDKIRVVQEIIKELEEEYGGRAPTNILITEMRDRYNMSEEKVEDLIRQLKRKGIIYEPQQGYLRVA; from the coding sequence ATGGAAACTTCAGCCCAATCTACCACTGATAAAACTAAAAATCCGGTGGCCAAATTCGAGGAATTCTTTAGTACCAAATACAAAGACACTGTATTCGAGGCTCTGGAGAAATATCCCGACCAAAGATCAGTTTTAGTTGATTATATAGAACTGGAAATGTTCGACCCAGACTTAGCAGACCTGTTAATCGAGAAACCAGAAGAAGTGATTAAAGCTGCTTCTAAAGCCATTCAAAACATTGACCCCCTTCGTAAGAATGCTGAATTACATATTCGCTTCGAAAACGTGCGAAACAACATACCATTACGTTATTTGCGCAGTAAATATATTGGTAAATTCGTGGCAGTGGATGGTATCGTCCGTAAGACAGACGAGATCCGCCCCAGGATCATGAAGGCGATTTTTGAGTGTCGCAGCTGCATGCGACTCCATGAAGTGCAGCAAAAAAGTAATATTCTCACTGAACCAGCTTTATGTCAGGAATGTGGAGGCCGTTCATTCCGTATTCTCCAGGAAGAGTCTGAATTCTTGGATACTCAAACTACTAAGGTTCAGGAACCACTGGAAAACCTTTCTGGAGGTGAACAACCCCGACAGATCAATGTTGTGCTGGAAGATGATCTTGTGGACACTGTAACCCCTGGAGATGTAGTAAGAATTACTGGAACCATGAAAACTGTCAGGGATGAGAAAACTAAACGTTTCCATAATTATATTTATGGTAACTACATCAGTGCCCTGGAACAGGAGTTCGAAGAATTAGATATCAGCCCGGAAGATGAAGAAAAGATCAAGGAACTGGCTGCTAATCCTGATGTTTACAATAAAATCATTAATTCCACTGCACCCTCTATTAAAGGATACCGGGAAGTTAAAGAAGCTATTGCCCTGCAATTATTCGGTGGATCTGCTAAAGAGTTGGAAGACAAAACCAGAATCAGAGGAGACATACATATTCTCATTGTAGGGGACCCTGGTATAGGTAAGTCCCAGATGCTTAAATACGTCTCTAAACTGGCACCAAGGGGTATTTACACCAGTGGTAAAGGAACCAGTGGAGTAGGTTTGACTGCTGCTGCTGTAAGAGATGAGTTTGGTGGTTGGTCCTTAGAAGCAGGTGCACTGGTACTGGGGGATAAGGGTAATGTCTGTGTGGACGAACTGGACAAGATGAGACCAGAAGACCGTTCAGCTATCCACGAAGCCCTGGAACAGCAGACCATAAGCATAGCCAAAGCAGGAATTATGGCCACTTTAAATTCACGTTGCTCGGTACTGGCAGCTGCTAACCCCAAATTTGGACGTTTCGATCGTTATAAATCTATCGCAGAGCAAATTAATCTTCCTTCAACAATTTTATCACGTTTTGACCTCATATTCGTGGTCGAAGATAAACCAGACACTGAAAAAGACGGTGCACTGGCCAGCCACATACTTAATATTCATCAAGACACATCAATCCCTTATGAAATAGATCCAGAACTTCTCAGGAAATACATTGCTTATGCTCGTCGGGACGTGCACCCCCACCTCACTAATGAAGCTATAGATGTTCTTAAGGAATTTTACGTAGGTATGCGTGGTGGTTCCGGTGATGAAGATTCTCCCGTACCCATAACCGCAAGACAACTGGAAGCACTGGTTCGTCTTGCTGAAGCAAGTACTAAAATCAGATTAGGACAAGAAGTGACTGCTGATGATGCTAAACGTGCAGTTAGTCTCCAGGAAAAATGTTTAAAACAGGTTGGATACGATCCAGAAACTGGTAAAGTGGATATTGACAAAGTAGAGGGACGTACACCTAAATCTGATCGGGATAAGATCAGAGTGGTCCAGGAAATCATCAAAGAATTGGAAGAGGAATATGGAGGACGTGCACCCACCAATATACTTATAACTGAAATGCGAGATAGATATAATATGAGCGAGGAAAAGGTTGAAGACCTGATCCGCCAGTTAAAACGAAAAGGAATCATTTACGAACCCCAACAAGGTTACCTGAGGGTTGCCTAA